Part of the Streptomyces sp. NBC_01264 genome, GGCTCCGCGCACCTCGACACCGGCACACCCGACGAAACGGCCGCCGACCAGCGCTCGGGCCCCGGCCCCATGTCCGGAACCGGGTCCGGCCCAGGGTCCGGCTTGCGCTCCGGATCCGAGTCTGCGGTCGACTCGGGCCGGGGCTCAGACACCGGGCCCGGGTGCGGATCCGGGTCTGAGATCGACTCGGGCCGGGGCTTGGGCCCTGGGTCCGGCCCCGGCCCCGCTCTCGGCTCCGGATCTGGCCCCGGCGACGGCTCGGTCTCGGTCTCGGGCCTCGGGTCCGGATCGGGGTCAGGACCCGGCTCCGCCCTCGGCTCCGGGTTTGGCTCGCGCCTCGGCTCCGGATCTGCCCCTGAGGTCGACTCAGGCCCCGGCCCCGGCCCCGGCTCTGGCCCCGGCCTCGGCTCGGGCTCGGGCTCGGGCTCGGGCTCCGGACCCGGATCCAGCTCCAGGTCCGCGTCTCGGGTCGGCTCGGCCTCCGAGTCCAGCTCGAGCTTTGCCTCCGGCTCCGGCCCGGGCTCAAGGCTCGGGCCCGGGCCGGGGTCAGGCCTCGGCCCCGGGAGCGGATCCAGCTCCGGGGCCGCGTCTGAGGTCGGCTCCGGGCCCGGGGCTCGTGCCGGGCGTGGGGGTCTGGTGGTGCGGTCGTACCGGGATCCGCTGGTTCTTGGTCCCCTCTTTCGCGACGAGGAAGCGGTCGGGGCCCGGGTGGCAGCGGACGCCGTCGGCGGCCCGGGCGGGCCCCGTCGGGCCGGCGGGCCGGCCGCGGAGCCGGGCGCCCTTCGGCAGGCCGCCGTCCGCGCGGCGATACCCCGGCCCGCCCATCCGGACACGGCTGCGGTACCGGCCCAGCCCCGGACCCTGCCCGCCGTCCTCGACCCCGAGCTCACCGAACACTCCGCGCGGGCCTGTTCCGGCTGGTGGGCGCTGCTCGCCGCCGCGCTCACCACGGGCGGCGCCGCCGCCCTCGCCCGGTTCGAGGAGCTCCGGCCCGCCACCTCCCCCGCCGAAGCCTGGCCCCTGGCCGCCGTCGTGTGCTGCGCGCTCCTCACGCTCGCCGCGCTCGGCGGACTGCGGCGCGGCCGCGCCGGTCAGGCCTGGTCGCTGACCCTGTTCGGCCGCTACCGCGGCACGATCCGGCGTACCGGCCTGATCTGGTCCAACCCCGTACCCCGGCACACCCGCGTCGACGTGCGGCTGCGCCACTGGCGCAGCGAGCCGCTCCGCGTCGTCGACTCCGAGGGCACCGCGCTGCGATCCGTGGTCCTCGTCGTCTGGCGGGTCAGGGACACCGCCCGCGCACTCCTGTCGGTCGACGACCACACCGCGTACCTGCGCGGACAGGTGGAGTCCACGACCGCACGGGTGCTCTCCCGGATGCCCGCCGACTCCTTCGACCCGGAGCCTGACGGACCGGACGGCCCGGGCACTCTGCGCGACACCGAGGCCGTCGGCGACGAGCTGACCCGGCTGCTCGCCGCCGAGTGCAAGGCCGTCGGCGTCGAAGTCTTCTCCGCCCGGCCGCTGCACGTCGAGTACGCCCCCGAGGTCGCCGCGGCGATGCAGCGCCGCCGGGTCGCCTCGATCGACGCCCGGCACCGGGACTCCGTCCTCACCTCCGTGCTCGACGCCGTCGACGACACCGTGCACCGGATGTCGGACCGCGGGCTCGTGAGCCTGGACGACTACGAACGCAAGGCCCTGGTCAAGGACTTGACCGTGGCCTTCTACACGGCGCGCGGCCCTGCCGCCGACGCCCGCTGAAAACACCCCCGATGGATAAGGAATCATGCATGCGCACGCCCGAGTTCACCGAAGAAATACCCGACAGTTGTGACTGCACCGGCTGCGCCACGACGGCCATGACGGCCACCGCGGCCCGCCGCCGCTGCACCCTGCGCGGCGCCGTGGTCGCGGCCGTCGGCGCGACGCTGCTGATGGGCACCGGGGTGGGCACCGCGTCCGCCGAGCCCGCACCGGCACACGCAGGCTGGGACGGATCGAAGTACTGGTACAAGGACGCGACCGGCTGGTGGCGCTGGACCCAGCACTACAGCAAGTACGTGGCGAACAGCGGCCGTTCCTCCGCCGGGACCTCGTCGTCCTCGTCCTCCTCGTCGTCCTCCGTACGCACCACCGAGCCGACCTTCCGCGGCCGCGCGGGCTGGGACGCCACGGACCGCGTGTACTGGTACAAGGACGGCACCGGCTGGTGGCGCTGGACCCAGCACAAGGACAAGTACCAGCGCTTCGCCGGCGGATCCGGATCGGGCTCCGGATCCGGCTCCTCCTCGGGCTCGTCCGGCTCCTCGGGTTCCTCGGGTTCCTCGGGTTCCTCCGGCACGCCCATCCGGCAGGGAACGGAGGGTGCCATCTCCTTCGCCAACCGCCACCTCGGTGACCCGTACGTCTGGGGCGGCAACGGCCCCCGCGGCTGGGACTGCTCGGGTCTGGTCCAGGCCGCGTACCGCTCCGCGGGCATCGGCCTCCCCCGCGTGGCTTCGGACCAGTACCGGGCCACCACCCCGATCTCCCGCTCCGAACTGCGCCGCGGAGACCTGGTGTTCTGGACCTCGAACGGCAGCGTCTCGGGCATCCACCACGTCGCCATCTACCTCGGTGGCGGCACATACATAGAGGCCCCCCGCCCGGGCAAGCAGGTCCGCGTCTCCAGCTTCAGCGCGTACAACCCGAACCTGTACGGGCGCGTCCGCTAGCAGCCGCCTGCGCACCACAGCGGCACCAGACCTCCCCGAGGGCCATCGGCCCTCGGGGAGGTCTTCATGTCGGGCGGGGTCCTACTGGTTGCCGCTACCTCCGTCCTGGCCTGCGTCGGAACCCTGCTCGTTACCGTCTCCGGGCCCGATCGGTGAGGGCCGCGGCGGGGGCGTCGGCTTGGGCGGCGGAGGCGGAGGCGGCAGCTCGGGCTTCGGCGACACCTGCGGCGGGGGCGTCGGCTTGGGCGGCGGGGGCCGGACCGAGGTTACCGGGGGCGGCGGAGGCGCCGCCGAAGAGGTCCTGGGCGGGGGCGTCGGCTTCGGTTCCGCCGAGCTCCGCGAGGGCGACGGCGCCACCGCGCTCTTCGAGGGCGACGGGGTGGGCGACACGGACGGTGACTCCGAGGGGGACTTCGACCCGGTCACCGATGCCGAAACCGACTCCGAGGGCGACACCGACGGTGACTCCGAAGGTGACGTGGACAGGGACGGTGACGGTGACTCGGAAGCCGACTTCGAGGCCAATGCCGAGGCCGACTCCGAGGGCGAGACCGACGGTGACTCCGAAGGCGACGTCGACGGAGAGGTGGAGGGAGACTCGGACGGGGACTCGGAGGGGGACACCGACGGGGACGGCGAGGTCAGCGTCGGCGACGGGGAAGTCACCGTCGGGGAGGGGGAGGTGACCGTCGGGGACGGCGAAGTGAAGGTCGGCGACGGCGACGTGAACGTCGGCGACGGCGGGTGGGTCGTGAAGATCGGGGTCGGGATCACCGGCGGCGGGATCGGACGGTCGTGGAGGCCGTGGTGGTCGCCCCGGTCGCGCTCGAACCAGCGGCTGTCGTGGTAGTCGTAGATCACGAACTTGTTCACGACGGTCACGGACGGTGCGATGGCCACGACCTGCGAGGGCTGGTACGAGGTCCAGGGCTGACCGAACCGCTTCGGGTTGGCCTTCAGCGCCACCGGCGGCCCGAGCGGGTTCCCGCAGGCGCACCGCACGCGCGGTACGCCCCGGTCGTCCACGAGGACGGCGGTCCCGGTCTGGAGCACGGACTGGTAAGTGGTGGAGCGGCCGTCCACGTAACCGTGGTTGGTGACCCGGGTGTCCACCCGGAGCTGGACCGGGGTGAGGGAGCGCAGGTACCCCGGCACGGCCGTCGGCGCGATGCCGAGCGACGAGGCGAAGGCGGCGTTCTTGCCGGGCTCCGCCGAGAGCACCCGGATCTGCTTCTCCACGTCACAGGCGGGCACGGCCGGCGTGCCCCCGTACAGCTCGGGCGAGGCTCCGCTGACACTGCGGGTGGCCGCGGTCGCCGTGGCCGGCGGGGGCTTCGGCGCGGGCTTCGATTCGGGCTTCGTCTCGGGCTTCGTCTCGGGCTTCGTCTCGGGCTTCGTCTCCGGCTTCTTCTCCGGCTTCTTCTCCGGCGTCGAGGGCGGCGGGGGCGGCGGGCTCTCGGGCGGCGGCGTGGCCTGCTTGGCAGCGGTGGACTCGGTGAAGGGGTCGGGCCCGGAGGCCGCCGCGGGCTGCAGGAAGACCTCGTTGCCCGCGGAGGTGGTGGTACCACCGCCGCCGCTGGGCCTGGTCAGTACGACGGCCAGGGTCACGGCGGCGGCGAGGGCGACGATCGTGGTGGCGAGCCGGGGAACGGAGCGCCACCAGGCCTTGTGCGGGGGTTCGGGGGGCCCGGGGGGCACCCCGCTCCCGGATCCTCCGGGAGGGGCCGGAGGCGGCGGTGGCGGGGGCCCCTCCCGGCCCCCGGACAGGGGCCCGGAGGGAGGTCCCGTGGGGCGCCCGGACGAAGACGACGGCGGCTGCGAGGGCGGCTGTGACGGCTGTGTCGGCCACGGCGGCTGCTGGCCGGAGGGTTGAGTGGTCACGGGCTCTTCTTCCCAGGCGGAGGGGTTCCGGTCCCCTGTGGACGTTCCGCTGCGGACCCTGTGTGCGTGGTGTGGGTTGCGTGCGTGGTTCGCGTTGCGTGCGCGGTCAGCGTTGCGTTCGTTGCGCACGCCGCGGGTGCCGCGTGCGCTGCTCCGTGGACGTTCCGTTATGGAACTTCCGCGGGTCATCAGCGGAAATCTCCGGATTTCATGCACTCCTGGCGACCATTGTGTGCGCCGTCCGGGTGGTGGACGCAAGCCGAGCTGCCTACGGTGGCAGGGTGAGCCCTACAACGGCACCGGTCGCGCGAGCCTGGCGCGACGCCCTCGTCGCGGTTCTCGCGGGCTTCGTGGTGATGGCCGTGGTGGCCGCCGTGGGGCTCGCCCTGGCCGGCGCCGGCGATCTGCCCGGCGGCGCCTTCCCGCACGTGGTGGCCGCCGTCGTACTGATGGCCGCGGGCGGCTCGGTCGACGTGACCGGCGGGGCCGGCTTCCTCGCGGATGCCGACGCGAGCCTGTCCCTGCTCCCCCTCTCCGTCAGCCTGGCCGGCGCGCTGACCGTCGGCTGGCTCTTCCTGCGCCCCCTGCACAACCGGGCCGTGGCCGGGGCCCGCGAACTCCTCGCCCGCGCCGCGCCCTTGGTGATCCTCTGGCTGGCGGCGCTGACCGGTGTCGCCCTGCTGTCCCGCCAGAACTTCGCGGTCTCCACGGGCGATTCGGTCCTCGGCGACATCGGCGACATCGGCGAAGTCCTCGACGCCGCCCCGACGGTGGGCTTCGAGGCCGCGATCCCCGCCAGCCTCGGCTTCGGACTGCTGTGGATCCTGGGCCTGTCGCTGATCTCGCTCCTCGTCTCCCGGCGCGCGCCGCTCCCGGCCGGGCTGGTCCGCTTCCACGCGGCGGTGCGCCCGGCGGCGTTCGCCGTGGTCGCGCTGCTCCTCGCGTACGTGGTCATCGGGATCGGTGCCGGCCTGGTGGTGGCGGCCACCCAGGGGCATGCGGACCGCACCCTGGCGGTGATCCTGCTGGGCCTGCCCAACCTGGTCTGGCCCGCCCTGACCCTCGGCTTCGGCGGGGCCTGGGAGGGCAGGGCCGAAGGGCCGTTCGGGCTGCCCGTACCGAAGGTCCTGGACGAGGTGCTGCGCGCCACCGGTCAGGGCTCCGCACCGGACCTGTCCACCATCGACGTGGCTTCGCTCGCGGAGCGGGACTCCCGGGCGTGGTGGCTCGTGGTGCTGGCCGTCGTCCTGCTGCTCGGCGCCGGCGCGCTGGCCGCCACCCGCTCCCCGGCGCACGTCCGCCCCTGGCAGCACGCGCTCCACCTGGCCGTGGCCCTCGCCCTGGGCACCCTGGTGGTGTGCCTGCTGGCCCGGATCCAGGCCCAGTTCGGCCTCTCCCTGCTGGGCATCGGCGACGCGAGC contains:
- a CDS encoding SPFH domain-containing protein, whose translation is MAADAVGGPGGPRRAGGPAAEPGALRQAAVRAAIPRPAHPDTAAVPAQPRTLPAVLDPELTEHSARACSGWWALLAAALTTGGAAALARFEELRPATSPAEAWPLAAVVCCALLTLAALGGLRRGRAGQAWSLTLFGRYRGTIRRTGLIWSNPVPRHTRVDVRLRHWRSEPLRVVDSEGTALRSVVLVVWRVRDTARALLSVDDHTAYLRGQVESTTARVLSRMPADSFDPEPDGPDGPGTLRDTEAVGDELTRLLAAECKAVGVEVFSARPLHVEYAPEVAAAMQRRRVASIDARHRDSVLTSVLDAVDDTVHRMSDRGLVSLDDYERKALVKDLTVAFYTARGPAADAR
- a CDS encoding C40 family peptidase, coding for MRTPEFTEEIPDSCDCTGCATTAMTATAARRRCTLRGAVVAAVGATLLMGTGVGTASAEPAPAHAGWDGSKYWYKDATGWWRWTQHYSKYVANSGRSSAGTSSSSSSSSSSVRTTEPTFRGRAGWDATDRVYWYKDGTGWWRWTQHKDKYQRFAGGSGSGSGSGSSSGSSGSSGSSGSSGSSGTPIRQGTEGAISFANRHLGDPYVWGGNGPRGWDCSGLVQAAYRSAGIGLPRVASDQYRATTPISRSELRRGDLVFWTSNGSVSGIHHVAIYLGGGTYIEAPRPGKQVRVSSFSAYNPNLYGRVR
- a CDS encoding streptophobe family protein, which translates into the protein MSPTTAPVARAWRDALVAVLAGFVVMAVVAAVGLALAGAGDLPGGAFPHVVAAVVLMAAGGSVDVTGGAGFLADADASLSLLPLSVSLAGALTVGWLFLRPLHNRAVAGARELLARAAPLVILWLAALTGVALLSRQNFAVSTGDSVLGDIGDIGEVLDAAPTVGFEAAIPASLGFGLLWILGLSLISLLVSRRAPLPAGLVRFHAAVRPAAFAVVALLLAYVVIGIGAGLVVAATQGHADRTLAVILLGLPNLVWPALTLGFGGAWEGRAEGPFGLPVPKVLDEVLRATGQGSAPDLSTIDVASLAERDSRAWWLVVLAVVLLLGAGALAATRSPAHVRPWQHALHLAVALALGTLVVCLLARIQAQFGLSLLGIGDASDLGGDVELRPLLWRTVGFAFLAGAVAGFLGALLPRRRRDEPARRTEAPTTR